The following proteins are encoded in a genomic region of Nocardioides renjunii:
- a CDS encoding WcbI family polysaccharide biosynthesis putative acetyltransferase: MRDDRPLLVVVGNCQAESLRLLLDAGDVRTKRVPALHELTPADVVALHELLARADLLVAQPTSDDYRGLPVGTSQLRAVLPASARVALVPSLRYAGLHPFHLLVHPPGLEQPDPPVVPYHDIRTVLAADDERAGRPVRDPLQLTVETVRAVATASVAELARREAVHDTVVVSDLFTSPTADAMRTINHPGNAVLAPVAARLRRALGLDALGPAVTRPLLNNIHAPLLPEVLAAHGLECPATTDWTIDGQPVATTTVEAAHLAWYRRRPEMLDAALTRIEPLHELLRRPAVT; the protein is encoded by the coding sequence GTGCGTGATGACCGGCCGTTGCTCGTGGTGGTCGGCAACTGCCAGGCCGAGTCGCTAAGGCTGCTGCTCGACGCCGGCGACGTACGCACGAAACGGGTCCCGGCGCTGCACGAGCTGACGCCGGCCGACGTCGTCGCCCTGCACGAGCTGCTCGCCCGAGCCGACCTCCTCGTGGCGCAGCCGACGTCCGACGACTACCGCGGTCTTCCGGTCGGCACCAGCCAGCTCCGGGCGGTGCTGCCAGCGAGCGCGCGGGTCGCCCTCGTGCCGAGCCTGAGGTACGCCGGCCTGCACCCGTTCCACCTGCTGGTCCACCCGCCCGGACTGGAGCAGCCGGACCCGCCGGTCGTGCCCTACCACGACATCCGGACCGTGCTCGCCGCCGACGACGAGCGGGCGGGCAGGCCGGTTCGGGACCCGCTGCAGCTCACCGTCGAGACGGTACGCGCGGTGGCCACGGCGTCGGTGGCCGAGCTCGCGCGACGCGAGGCCGTGCACGACACGGTGGTGGTCAGCGACCTCTTCACCTCCCCCACCGCCGACGCCATGCGGACCATCAACCACCCCGGCAACGCCGTCCTCGCACCGGTGGCGGCCCGGCTTCGGCGCGCGCTCGGCCTCGACGCCCTCGGCCCGGCCGTCACCCGGCCACTGCTGAACAACATCCACGCGCCCCTGCTGCCGGAGGTGCTGGCAGCGCACGGCCTCGAGTGTCCGGCCACGACCGACTGGACCATCGATGGGCAGCCGGTGGCGACGACGACCGTCGAGGCGGCGCACCTCGCGTGGTACCGGCGTCGGCCCGAGATGCTCGATGCCGCGCTCACCCGCATCGAGCCACTGCACGAGCTGCTCCGGAGGCCCGCCGTGACCTGA
- a CDS encoding DUF6325 family protein: protein MSVDQAPSSTDDIEMGPVDYIVVEFPGSRMTGEGLPLLVDLVDRGLIRILDLVFVTKDLDGVVHGIAVADLDGDGELDLAVFEGAASGLLSDDDIAEAGEVLQSGSSAGILVYENTWAAPFATAIRRGGGQLVASGRIPFDALVEAATSDDPSTTSDH, encoded by the coding sequence ATGAGTGTCGACCAGGCACCGAGCAGCACCGACGACATCGAGATGGGACCGGTCGACTACATCGTCGTGGAGTTCCCCGGAAGCAGGATGACGGGTGAGGGCCTGCCCCTGCTCGTGGACCTGGTCGACCGGGGCCTCATCCGGATCCTGGACCTGGTGTTCGTCACCAAGGACCTCGACGGAGTCGTGCACGGCATCGCCGTCGCCGACCTCGACGGGGACGGTGAGCTCGACCTCGCGGTCTTCGAGGGTGCCGCCTCGGGCCTGCTGAGCGACGACGACATCGCCGAGGCCGGCGAGGTGCTGCAGAGCGGGAGCTCGGCCGGCATCCTCGTCTACGAGAACACCTGGGCGGCACCCTTCGCGACCGCGATCAGGCGGGGCGGAGGACAGCTCGTCGCGAGCGGTCGCATCCCCTTCGACGCCCTGGTCGAGGCCGCGACGTCCGACGACCCGTCCACCACGTCCGACCACTAG
- a CDS encoding ANTAR domain-containing protein, giving the protein MIDAQRPDQAAESDATPLAIAAMEIEHLQRGMQARTVIGQAQGILMERLGMSAAQAIDYLRRVSSHSNRKLVDIARHIAETRELPTAE; this is encoded by the coding sequence ATGATCGATGCCCAGAGGCCGGACCAGGCGGCTGAGTCCGATGCGACCCCGTTGGCCATCGCCGCGATGGAGATCGAGCACCTGCAGAGGGGCATGCAGGCCCGCACGGTCATCGGCCAGGCGCAGGGGATCCTGATGGAGCGGCTGGGCATGAGCGCCGCACAGGCCATCGACTACCTCAGGCGCGTGTCGTCCCACTCGAACCGCAAGCTGGTCGACATCGCCCGGCACATCGCCGAGACACGCGAGCTGCCGACCGCGGAGTGA
- a CDS encoding helix-turn-helix transcriptional regulator — MSDPSSSEVASGLGEPSVAPPLQLVLETKLHPPPQRAAWVARQRLVDVFDEAARRPIVLVSAPAGYGKTTVAAQWLADSKGSRATAWVALDDGDNDPARLWTHVAVALDRAGCAVSAELATSLAAPGGELVAGALPRLLGALSSAPDEVVILLDDFQCITNPACHDQVSFLVEHLPHHVHLVILTRVDPGLKLGRLRASGLLGEIRADALRFTEPEAASLLSVENVALRAEGVSELLATTEGWPAGLYLAALALAGRSDADEQVHRFDGSHRSVADYFSEEVLSGHPEPVRRLILEISVLDTFCAALCDHVVETTGSAAVLRELERANLFLVPLDDEGRWFRFHHLFAAVVRSHLEVLHPERVPVLHRRAAEWFRLHHHVDEAVTHLLAAGDTGCAADLVQKSVIAHLDGGRAHTLRSWLDGLGTEAISRHPSAGVAAAWVAAITGDQAVLARHLDGLAPVLHDGPLPDGTHSVESAVALVHGMFGYDGPLPMMSGASRAAELETDARTIQYAMAQRSLGHAAYVLGDLAAAMPPLLRAVHSDAALPMVRLAALADCALVNAELGRHDVAAEMADQAMRIADEREVYAMPQARSLAFTALGQSQAAAGKLAEAMVTLEEGWALRRRLPTIGPWPGIHHLLVMARVAVDLDDLGKAQHLLDELAARNDRWTEGMAAMHARVAVVRAAFRERLRQDPLEEPLTGRELDVLRLLQGTLSLTEIAAVLHLSANTVKTHVQALYRKLGAHSRTDAVAVARRQQLI, encoded by the coding sequence ATGTCTGACCCGAGCTCGAGCGAGGTGGCGTCCGGCCTGGGAGAGCCGAGCGTCGCCCCGCCGCTCCAGCTCGTCCTGGAGACGAAGCTGCATCCACCGCCCCAGCGCGCGGCCTGGGTCGCGCGGCAGCGCCTCGTGGACGTCTTCGACGAGGCGGCCCGCCGCCCGATCGTCCTCGTCTCGGCACCGGCCGGCTACGGGAAGACCACCGTGGCCGCCCAGTGGCTGGCGGACAGCAAGGGTTCCCGCGCCACCGCGTGGGTCGCCCTGGACGACGGTGACAACGACCCCGCACGCCTGTGGACCCACGTGGCGGTCGCGCTCGATCGTGCCGGGTGCGCGGTGTCGGCCGAGCTGGCGACGTCCTTGGCCGCACCCGGTGGCGAGCTCGTCGCGGGCGCCCTGCCCAGGCTGCTGGGCGCACTGTCCTCCGCGCCGGACGAGGTCGTGATCCTCCTCGACGACTTCCAGTGCATCACCAACCCGGCGTGCCACGACCAGGTGTCGTTCCTCGTCGAGCACCTGCCGCACCACGTGCACCTCGTCATCCTGACTCGCGTCGACCCGGGGCTGAAGCTGGGACGACTGCGGGCGTCGGGGCTGTTGGGGGAGATCCGAGCCGACGCCCTCCGCTTCACCGAGCCGGAGGCGGCGTCGCTCCTGTCGGTCGAGAACGTCGCGCTGCGCGCGGAGGGCGTCTCGGAGCTCCTCGCCACGACCGAGGGATGGCCGGCCGGCCTCTACCTCGCGGCGCTCGCCCTGGCCGGGCGCTCCGACGCCGACGAGCAGGTGCACCGCTTCGACGGCAGCCACCGGTCGGTCGCCGACTACTTCTCCGAGGAGGTGCTGAGCGGACACCCGGAGCCGGTGCGCCGCCTGATCCTCGAGATCTCCGTCCTCGACACCTTCTGCGCGGCGCTCTGCGACCACGTCGTCGAGACCACCGGGTCGGCGGCGGTGCTGCGCGAGCTCGAGCGCGCGAACCTCTTCCTCGTGCCGCTCGACGACGAGGGTCGGTGGTTCCGGTTCCACCACCTGTTCGCAGCCGTGGTCCGCAGCCACCTCGAGGTGCTCCACCCCGAGCGCGTCCCCGTGCTGCACCGGCGTGCCGCCGAGTGGTTCCGCCTCCACCACCACGTCGACGAGGCGGTCACCCACCTGCTCGCAGCCGGCGACACGGGCTGCGCGGCCGATCTCGTGCAGAAGAGCGTGATCGCCCACCTGGACGGCGGCCGTGCGCACACGTTGCGGTCGTGGCTGGACGGACTGGGCACCGAGGCCATCTCCCGCCACCCGTCCGCGGGGGTCGCAGCAGCGTGGGTGGCCGCCATCACGGGGGACCAGGCGGTGCTCGCCCGCCACCTCGACGGCCTGGCGCCGGTGCTCCACGACGGACCCCTGCCCGACGGGACGCACTCGGTCGAGTCCGCGGTCGCACTGGTCCACGGCATGTTCGGCTACGACGGTCCGCTGCCGATGATGTCCGGGGCGAGCCGCGCCGCCGAGCTCGAGACGGACGCGCGGACCATCCAGTACGCCATGGCGCAGCGCAGCCTCGGGCACGCGGCGTACGTGCTGGGCGACCTGGCGGCGGCCATGCCGCCGCTGCTGAGGGCGGTGCACAGCGATGCGGCTCTGCCGATGGTTCGCCTGGCGGCGTTGGCGGACTGCGCCCTCGTCAACGCCGAGCTCGGCCGGCACGACGTCGCCGCCGAGATGGCGGACCAGGCGATGCGGATCGCCGACGAGCGTGAGGTCTACGCCATGCCGCAGGCGCGGTCGCTCGCCTTCACCGCGCTCGGGCAGTCGCAGGCGGCGGCGGGCAAGCTCGCCGAAGCCATGGTCACCCTCGAGGAGGGCTGGGCCCTGCGACGCCGGCTCCCGACCATCGGCCCCTGGCCGGGGATCCACCACCTCCTCGTGATGGCGCGCGTCGCGGTGGATCTCGACGACCTGGGGAAGGCGCAGCACCTCCTCGACGAGCTGGCCGCCCGGAACGACCGCTGGACCGAGGGGATGGCCGCGATGCACGCCCGCGTCGCGGTCGTCCGGGCGGCCTTCCGGGAGCGGCTCCGGCAGGACCCGCTGGAGGAGCCGCTCACCGGCAGGGAGCTCGACGTGCTGCGGCTCCTGCAGGGCACCCTCAGCCTCACCGAGATCGCTGCGGTGCTGCACCTGTCGGCCAACACGGTCAAGACCCACGTGCAGGCGCTCTACCGCAAGCTCGGTGCCCACTCCCGCACCGACGCCGTGGCGGTGGCCAGGCGCCAGCAGCTGATCTGA
- a CDS encoding SulP family inorganic anion transporter has product MTSRARPSFRRRLLELAPRRATVKQDLVAGIPGAISSVPDGMAAGVLAGVSPVHGLYASIFGPIGGGLTSSSRLMIITTTSAAALAAGSAVAGTPPDRRPQALFLLTLIAGGLMVAAALLRLGRYTRFVPHSVMIGFLTGVACNIMFGQLPDLVGSDVSGDFALAKAWNLLLDPGSADPASIAVGAAAMAILVLGGRRLGPYASLLALALPTVVVVLAGADAVQRVSDVGDIPRGLPLPALPRLGELSFDLLTGAFAVAALVLIQGAGVAESSPNPDGTRSDANRDFLAQGIANVLAGLFRGQPVGGSVGQTALSVAAGAGGRWASIFAGLWMAVILVAFSGVVGAVAMPTLAAVLVAAAYGSLRTGQVRAILRTSQISRIAVCATFVATLLLPVAAAVGLGVVLALMMQINQEALDLRVVRLRPTGTGTFHESPAPARLESRQVLLLDIYGSLYYAGARTLQAHLPDPEGSDHPAVVLRLRGRAMLGATSYVVLSDYAAKVAAVGGRLYLAGLDPAVITQLRRNRTVEHAGDVVLFEATDVVGEASLGAYTEAEEWLAAQR; this is encoded by the coding sequence ATGACGAGTCGAGCGCGCCCGTCCTTCCGACGACGCCTGCTCGAGCTCGCACCGCGGCGCGCCACCGTCAAGCAGGACCTCGTGGCGGGCATCCCGGGCGCCATCAGCAGCGTCCCGGACGGCATGGCGGCCGGGGTGCTGGCCGGCGTCAGTCCCGTCCACGGGCTCTACGCCAGCATCTTCGGGCCCATCGGGGGCGGCCTCACGAGCAGCAGCAGGTTGATGATCATCACCACCACCAGCGCGGCGGCCCTCGCCGCCGGCTCGGCGGTCGCCGGCACACCGCCGGACAGGCGGCCGCAGGCGCTGTTCCTGTTGACCCTCATCGCCGGCGGGCTCATGGTGGCGGCCGCGCTGCTCCGGCTGGGTCGCTACACGCGCTTCGTGCCGCACTCGGTGATGATCGGGTTCCTGACCGGGGTCGCGTGCAACATCATGTTCGGCCAGCTGCCCGACCTCGTCGGCTCCGACGTGTCGGGCGACTTCGCCCTCGCGAAGGCCTGGAACCTGCTGCTGGACCCCGGCAGTGCGGACCCGGCGTCGATCGCCGTCGGCGCGGCTGCGATGGCGATCCTCGTCCTGGGCGGGCGGCGGCTCGGCCCCTACGCGTCCTTGCTGGCGCTGGCCCTGCCCACCGTCGTCGTGGTCCTCGCGGGTGCCGACGCGGTGCAGCGGGTGAGCGACGTCGGCGACATCCCCCGGGGGTTGCCCCTGCCCGCGCTCCCCCGGCTCGGCGAGCTCTCCTTCGACCTCCTCACCGGGGCCTTCGCAGTCGCGGCGCTGGTGCTCATCCAGGGCGCTGGGGTCGCCGAGTCCTCCCCCAACCCGGACGGGACGCGCTCCGACGCGAACCGCGACTTCCTGGCGCAGGGCATCGCGAACGTCCTCGCCGGACTGTTCCGCGGGCAGCCGGTGGGCGGCTCGGTGGGGCAGACGGCGCTGAGCGTGGCCGCCGGTGCTGGCGGGCGGTGGGCGAGCATCTTCGCCGGGTTGTGGATGGCGGTCATCCTGGTGGCGTTCTCGGGCGTGGTGGGCGCCGTGGCCATGCCCACCCTCGCGGCCGTCCTCGTGGCGGCCGCCTACGGGTCGCTGCGGACCGGTCAGGTCCGAGCGATCCTGCGCACGTCGCAGATCTCACGCATCGCCGTGTGCGCGACGTTCGTCGCCACCCTCCTGCTGCCCGTCGCCGCGGCGGTCGGGCTGGGCGTGGTGCTGGCCCTGATGATGCAGATCAACCAGGAGGCGCTGGACCTCCGTGTCGTCCGGCTCCGGCCGACCGGCACCGGCACGTTCCACGAGTCGCCCGCCCCCGCCCGGCTCGAGTCGCGGCAGGTCCTGCTGCTCGACATCTACGGCAGCCTCTACTACGCCGGCGCCCGCACCCTGCAGGCCCACCTGCCCGATCCGGAGGGCTCGGACCACCCGGCGGTCGTGCTGCGGCTGCGTGGACGCGCGATGCTCGGCGCCACGTCGTACGTCGTGCTGTCGGACTACGCGGCGAAGGTCGCGGCCGTCGGGGGCCGGCTCTACCTGGCCGGGCTGGACCCGGCAGTCATCACGCAGCTGCGGCGCAACCGGACCGTGGAGCACGCCGGCGACGTGGTCCTGTTCGAGGCGACCGACGTCGTCGGCGAGGCCAGTCTGGGTGCCTACACCGAGGCCGAGGAGTGGCTGGCCGCGCAGCGGTGA
- a CDS encoding phage holin family protein — protein sequence MLVKLLLAWIVVAAAIAAAAAVVPSVEIDGGVLSLLWVALLFGLVNALIGPVLQLLALPLTIITLGLFALVVNGILLAITAGLTDSLDVGGLLSTTFAAIVISVVTAVLLFVLDRVLGGPRAAHPAQA from the coding sequence ATGCTCGTAAAGCTGCTGCTCGCCTGGATCGTCGTGGCCGCCGCCATCGCCGCCGCTGCGGCCGTGGTGCCGTCGGTCGAGATCGACGGCGGGGTCCTCTCGCTGCTCTGGGTGGCCCTGCTGTTCGGCCTCGTCAACGCGCTGATCGGGCCGGTCCTGCAGCTCCTCGCGCTGCCGTTGACCATCATCACGCTCGGCCTCTTCGCCCTGGTCGTCAACGGGATCCTCCTGGCCATCACCGCTGGGCTGACCGACTCGCTCGACGTCGGCGGCCTGCTGTCGACCACATTCGCGGCGATCGTGATCTCCGTCGTGACGGCGGTGCTGCTGTTCGTCCTGGACCGCGTCCTCGGTGGACCGCGAGCGGCGCACCCGGCGCAGGCCTGA
- a CDS encoding PAS and ANTAR domain-containing protein, with product MANDQWEWSDALYDLHGYSPREIPATTGALLHHKHPDDRERAAGVFAAVVQDGGTYSCYHRIVDRNKRVLSVVSVGRTVLDPDGRPAEIEGYYIDLTDARRDETEADVRDALSRKAQAGPLIDQAKGMIMLAEGCTADAAFERLRWCSQDTNRKVADVARALVECVAESGFRSDVVSQVLGRLLEEAREGQVDLGRQRSSV from the coding sequence GTGGCGAACGACCAGTGGGAGTGGTCCGACGCCCTCTACGACCTGCACGGCTACTCGCCTCGTGAGATACCTGCCACGACGGGCGCCCTGCTGCACCACAAGCACCCCGATGACCGCGAGCGTGCCGCCGGTGTCTTCGCGGCCGTCGTCCAGGACGGTGGGACCTACAGCTGCTACCACCGCATCGTGGACCGCAACAAGCGTGTCCTCTCGGTCGTCAGCGTCGGCAGGACCGTCCTCGACCCGGACGGTCGACCGGCCGAGATCGAGGGCTACTACATCGACCTCACGGACGCACGACGTGACGAGACCGAGGCCGACGTCAGGGACGCTCTCTCCCGGAAGGCACAGGCCGGGCCCCTCATCGACCAGGCCAAGGGCATGATCATGCTCGCAGAGGGTTGCACTGCGGACGCGGCGTTCGAGCGACTGCGGTGGTGCTCCCAGGACACCAACCGCAAGGTCGCCGACGTCGCTCGGGCACTGGTCGAGTGCGTGGCCGAGAGCGGGTTCCGGAGCGATGTGGTGTCCCAAGTCCTGGGCCGGCTCCTCGAGGAGGCTCGCGAGGGGCAGGTCGACCTCGGCAGGCAGCGCTCCTCCGTCTGA
- the cls gene encoding cardiolipin synthase has translation MSELLIVLGAALVVADYVIKVIALGVIPGNRKPSAAMAWLILILIIPLAGFAVFLLLGRTDLGRRRLARQQESDRAIRTAVDRLVTEPVDGPPYLASVVHLNRNLGSLPLQAGNRIDLVPGYRDAVAAMTAEVASATVSVEVEFYIAAWDDVTGPFFEALVAATARGVRVRLLFDHMGSRSIPGFAGFQERLARTTIEWHPMLPVRPLKGQFQRPDLRNHRKILVVDGRTAFMGSQNLVEPGYNKPKNHEAGREWVELVARVDGPTVRALRAVFAKDWYAETGERLDEELVSVEPARHDDGVAAQVLPSGPGYGTENNLRLFTTLIYSAHHRVSLTSPYFVPDEPLLYAVTTAARRGVEVELFVSEEGDQFMVYHAQCSYYQALLEAGVRIHLYPAPAVLHSKHFSIDDDVAVIGSSNMDMRSFALNHEVSMMVTGSDVVARFRKVEDDYRALSRELTLEEWSRRPAVQRYLDNTMRLTAALQ, from the coding sequence GTGTCGGAGCTGTTGATCGTGCTCGGCGCGGCGCTCGTGGTCGCCGACTACGTCATCAAGGTCATCGCCCTCGGCGTCATCCCCGGCAACCGGAAGCCGTCCGCGGCCATGGCGTGGCTCATCCTCATCCTCATCATCCCGCTGGCCGGCTTCGCGGTCTTCCTCCTCCTGGGGCGGACCGACCTCGGCCGGCGACGCCTCGCCCGGCAGCAGGAGTCGGACCGCGCCATCCGCACCGCCGTCGACCGGCTCGTGACCGAGCCCGTCGACGGGCCGCCCTACCTGGCATCGGTGGTGCACCTGAACCGCAACCTGGGCTCGCTGCCCCTGCAGGCGGGCAACCGGATCGACCTCGTCCCGGGCTACCGCGACGCCGTCGCCGCCATGACCGCCGAGGTCGCGTCCGCCACCGTGTCCGTCGAGGTGGAGTTCTACATCGCCGCATGGGACGACGTGACGGGCCCCTTCTTCGAGGCGCTCGTGGCCGCCACCGCGCGAGGGGTGCGGGTGCGGCTGCTGTTCGACCACATGGGGTCGCGCTCCATCCCCGGCTTCGCGGGGTTCCAGGAGCGGCTCGCGCGGACCACGATCGAGTGGCACCCCATGCTGCCGGTCCGCCCGCTCAAGGGTCAGTTCCAGCGCCCGGACCTGCGCAACCACCGCAAGATCCTCGTCGTCGACGGACGCACCGCGTTCATGGGCTCGCAGAACCTGGTGGAGCCCGGCTACAACAAGCCGAAGAACCACGAGGCGGGCCGCGAGTGGGTCGAGCTCGTCGCCCGCGTCGACGGTCCGACCGTGCGGGCGCTGCGCGCCGTGTTCGCGAAGGACTGGTACGCGGAGACCGGCGAGCGCCTGGACGAGGAGCTCGTCTCCGTGGAGCCGGCGCGCCACGACGACGGTGTGGCGGCGCAGGTGCTGCCGAGCGGTCCGGGCTACGGCACCGAGAACAACCTGCGGCTGTTCACGACCCTGATCTACTCGGCGCACCACAGGGTCTCGCTGACCAGCCCCTACTTCGTGCCGGACGAGCCGCTGCTCTACGCGGTCACGACGGCCGCTCGCCGTGGCGTCGAGGTGGAGCTCTTCGTGAGCGAGGAGGGCGACCAGTTCATGGTCTACCACGCCCAGTGCTCCTACTACCAGGCACTCCTCGAGGCCGGCGTCCGGATCCACCTCTACCCCGCACCCGCGGTGCTGCACTCCAAGCACTTCAGCATCGACGACGACGTCGCCGTGATCGGCTCGAGCAACATGGACATGCGGTCGTTCGCGCTCAACCACGAGGTGTCCATGATGGTCACCGGGAGCGACGTCGTGGCGCGGTTCCGCAAGGTGGAGGACGACTACCGCGCCCTGTCGCGCGAGCTCACCCTCGAGGAGTGGAGCCGGCGTCCGGCCGTGCAGCGCTACCTCGACAACACGATGCGGCTGACCGCGGCCCTTCAGTGA